A single region of the Kwoniella botswanensis chromosome 1, complete sequence genome encodes:
- a CDS encoding nucleolar protein 58, whose amino-acid sequence MLVLAETSVGFVVFKLSNDAKIDSKDLWKEFETPEGANKALKVQAIQRFTSTATAVEDLAAIQDGRLTDSLSKFLVDVAGGSGEADGEKKKKKKKLEEMLVVSDPKLAGTINKTLSIPVLSDSSTQDLYRGIRQQLASLLGGVDQKDLNTMSLGLGHSLSRFKLKFSTDKVDTMVIQAIALLDDLDKEINIYSMRVKEWYGWHFPEMAKIIVDNLAYARVVKAMGFRTNASSTSFELILPEDLEATIKAAAELSMGTEISDSDMAHINSLCDQVISITEYRTQLSEYLRNRMQAIAPNLTALVGELVGARLISHAGSLMNLAKHPASTVQILGAEKALFRALKTKHDTPKYGLIYHASLIGQAPQKLKGKMARMVATKAALSIRVDALSDAESRSEATSAEVGITNRVKLESRLRALEHQAGIQSVRKVTSGVNGRSQPKFELGNNGSGSYNANTDNLPLDSVHGMLPTQPQTAVKKAVEAVLEVKEEKRAEKSDDKESKKDKKKKRKSEAAVGDVTMDDADESMVVGETKEERKARKEAKKAAKAAKKAAEENGDSDKKSKKRRADESEVGDASVVVDGEKKKKKKKRDSEAA is encoded by the exons ATGCTCGTTCTTGCCGAAACATCAGTCGGTTTTGTAGTCTTCAAGCTTAGCAATGACGCCAAGATTGACTCAAAAGATCTATGGAAGGAATTTGAGACGCCTGAGGGAGCCAACAAAGC CCTCAAAGTGCAAGCCATTCAACGATTCACATCTACCGCTACTGCCGTCGAAGATCTCGCTGCTATCCAGGATGGTCGATTGACCGATTCCCTATCCAAGTTCCTCGTAGATGTAGCTGGTGGATCTGGTGAGGCTGACggagagaaaaagaagaagaagaagaagttggaagagatgttGGTTGTATCCGATCCTAAACTTG CTGGAACAATCAATAAAACACTCTCTATCCCTGTACTTTCCGATTCATCCACCCAAGATCTCTATAGAGGTATCAGACAACAACTCGCCTCCTTACTTGGTGGAGTCGACCAAAAAGATCTCAACACAATGTCTTTGGGTTTAGGTCACTCTTTATCCCGATTCAAGCTCAAATTCTCAACTGATAAAGTAGATACTATGGTTATCCAAGCTATTGCCTTattagatgatttggacaAGGAAATCAACATATACTCTATGAGAGTCAAG GAATGGTATGGATGGCATTTCCCTGAGATGGCCAAAATCATCGTCGATAACCTCGCCTACGCTCGAGTTGTGAAAGCTATGG GTTTCCGAACCAACgcatcatccacctcattcGAACTCATCCTCCCAGAAGACCTCGAAGCCACTATAAAAGCTGCCGCAGAACTCTCCATGGGTACTGAAATCTCCGACTCTGATATGGCTCATATCAACTCGTTATGTGATCAagtcatctccatcaccgAATACCGAACTCAGTTATCTGAATACCTCAGGAATCGAATGCAGGCGATCGCACCCAACCTTACCGCCTTGGTCGGTGAATTGGTGGGAGCAAGGTTGATCTCTCATGCAGGTTCGCTCATGAACTTGGCCAAACACCCTGCATCAACTGTTCAAATTCTTGGTGCGGAGAAAGCTTTGTTCAGAGCTTTGAAGACGAAACATGATACTCCCAAGTACGGTTTGATCTACCAT GCATCGTTGATTGGACAAGCCCCTCAAAAACTAAAGGGTAAAATGGCTAGAATGGTGGCTACCAAAGCAGCTCTATCCATCCGTGTGGATGCTTTGTCAGATGCGGAATCTCGTTCGGAGGCTACTTCAGCAGAAGTTGGAATAACGAATAGGGTCAAACTTGAATCTCGTCTAAGGGCATTAGAACATCAAGCTGGTATTCAATCTGTACGAAAAGTAACTTCAGGAGTTAACGGTAGATCACAACCTAAATTCGAACTTGGCAATAATGGATCTGGATCATACAATGCCAATACGGATAATTTACCTTTGGACAGTGTCCATGGAATGTTacctactcaacctcaaactGCTGTTAAGAAGGCTGTGGAAGCTGTtttggaagtgaaagaagagaagcgAGCGGAGAAGTCTGATGACAAAGAGAgcaagaaggataagaagaagaagaggaagtctGAAGCTGCCGTCGGGGATGTTACGATGGATGATGCGGATGAAAGTATGGTAGTTGGTGAGAccaaggaggaaagaaaggcaaggaaagaagctaagaaagct GCCAaagcagctaagaaagctgcGGAGGAGAACGGGGACTCAGACAAGAAAtccaagaagaggagagcGGACGAATCGGAAGTGGGAGATGCGAGTGTAGTAGTAGATGgtgagaagaaaaagaagaagaagaagagagattcgGAAGCTGCTTAA
- a CDS encoding peptidyl-prolyl cis-trans isomerase D, protein MPNTITYFDITIGGSPAGRLTFELFDDVVPKTADNFKHLCLGDKTNSSGRKLAYEGSIFHRCIKSFMLQGGDFTNGNGTGGESIYGEKFEDEGFTLKHDKPMLLSMANAGPNTNGSQFFITTVPTPHLDGKHVVFGRVRSNKGLVRRIEALPTTSDKPNEEVKIASAGVLTPEDIAKEDEERKKAQEASGGEDIWEDYPQDEEGIDAEKADEALSVALKLKDVGTKEFKAGQFATALDKYQKALRYLDVHPVLPDDAPKEQVEGFRAARIPLLTNAALAALKCTPPAATLAMILTTRALAIDNLTPAEKGKALYRRALAEIQKKEDEEAEKDLKAALECVPGDAGILKALKDVEQKRKERREKERKAFSKMFG, encoded by the exons ATGCCCAACACCATCACTTACTTCGATATCACCATCGGAGGTTCGCCGGCCGGCCGATTGACCTTTGAACTCTTTGATGATGTCGtaccaaag ACCGCGGACAATTTCAAACACCTCTGTCTGGGAGACAAGACCAACTCTTCCGGTCGAAAGCTCGCATACGAAGGATCTATCTTTCACAGATGCATAAAGAGTTTCATGCTTCAGGGAGGTGACTTCACCAATGGAAATGGTACAGGTGGTGAATCAATCTATGGagaaaag tttgaagatgagggatttACGTTGAAACACGATAAACCAATGTTACTCTCCATGGCTAATGCTGGACCAAACACCAATGGATCTCAATTCTTCATTACTAC CGTCCCAACACCCCACCTCGATGGTAAACACGTAGTATTCGGCCGTGTACGATCTAACAAAGGATTAGTTCGACGAATCGAAGCGTTACCTACTACATCCGATAAACCAAATGAAGAAGTTAAAATCGCCTCTGCGGGTGTGTTGACTCCAGAGGATATCGctaaagaggatgaagagaggaagaaggctCAGGAAGCtagtggtggtgaagatatCTGGGAG GACTACcctcaagatgaagaaggtatagatgCTGAGAAAGCAGATGAGGCTTTGAGTGTGGCCctgaagttgaaagatgtcGGTACAAA AGAATTCAAAGCTGGGCAATTCGCTACAGCTTTAGACAAATACCAAAAAGCCTTGAGATACCTTGATGTACATCCCgtcttacctgatgatgCCCCTAAAGAACAAGTAGAGGGTTTCCGAGCAGC TCGAATTCCATTATTGACTAATGCCGCTCTTGCCGCTCTGAAATGTACACCCCCAGCAGCGACCTTGGCGATGATTCTCACCACCCGTGCATTGGCTATCGATAATCTCACACCGGCCGAAAAAGGCAAAGCGTTATATAGAAGGGCTTTAGCTGAGATccaaaagaaggaagatgaagaggctgaGAAGGATCTCAAGGCCGCTTTGGAGTGCGTACCGGGAGATGCGGGTATATTGAAAGCTTTGAAGGATGTTGAGCAGAAACgaaaggagaggagggagaaagagagaaaggctTTCTCTAAGATGTTTGGTTAG